Proteins encoded within one genomic window of Gallus gallus isolate bGalGal1 chromosome 1, bGalGal1.mat.broiler.GRCg7b, whole genome shotgun sequence:
- the LOC100857210 gene encoding heat shock transcription factor, Y-linked-like encodes METSSSQTPGVSVPNTHSAALASAARPVRHKRAAQDAALGPTKEEKASPFSHGEPHAKRRHHDLSEKCSAKAKDLSPCYFLKNLWKVIESNHFQSISWGNDGDFIVIKEPFFRTEVLARRGPLKIFDIDSMKSFVQHLHHHGFYIIEGDLPSSASHAEILAEGAAISTPCELLCYYNPHFKRDYLLWQKKFKWSVGVKRRRPAASSPALDLKEGQQRRLLEMQSGAAASAGSEFPVTTQDAAPAASANRTSLVPSNPLPPGLGPDSRAGGGGVGCPYNLRSRKHCR; translated from the exons ATGGAGACATCTTCATCACAAACACCAGGTGTTTCTGTCCCAAACACTCACTCTGCAGCCTTGGCTTCTGCTGCCCGTCCAGTCCGTCATAAAAGAGCAGCTCAGGATGCTGCCTTAGGACCtaccaaagaagaaaaggcttctCCATTTTCTCATGGGGAACCACATGCCAAAAGACGACATCATGATCTTTCTGAGAAGTGCTCCGCCAAAGCCAAGGACTTGTCACCCTGCTACTTTCTGAAAAACCTCTGGAAAGTTATTGAAAGCAATCACTTCCAGTCCATTTCGTGGGGCAATGATGGAGATTTTATAGTGATTAAGGAGCCtttcttcagaacagaagtACTGGCCAGGAGAGGACCTCTCAAAATCTTCGATATCGACAGCATGAAAAGTTTTGTTCAACACCTTCATCACCACGGCTTCTATATTATTGAAGGAGATTTGCCAAGCTCCGCCTCACATGCTGAAATCCTAGCAGAGGGAGCAGCAATTTCTACTCCTTGTGAG TTACTCTGCTACTATAATCCGCATTTCAAGAGGGATTATCTCCTCTGGCAGAAAAAATTCAAGTGGAGTGTTGGTGTTAAAAGGAGAAGACCAGCTGCATCCTCACCTGCCCTAGATTTGAAGGAGGGCCAGCAGAGAAGACTGCTGGAGATGCAGTCAGGCGCTGCTGCGTCGGCAGGCAGTGAGTTCCCTGTTACCACCCAGgatgctgctcctgctgcttctgcaaatcGCACATCTCTAGTACCAAGCAATCCTCTTCCACCAGGGCTGGGAccagacagcagagctggaggtggtggagttggATGTCCCTACAACTTACGCTCCAGGAAGCACTGCAGATAA